From a region of the Spelaeicoccus albus genome:
- a CDS encoding ABC transporter substrate-binding protein yields MTSTDTTPSRRTLLKSLGLGSAGIAAAPLLASCTGADTSSSSSTSTSVGSNYSDPVPKKAFRAVVDAFEKKGSDKVKINTVGHNDFQNNINNYLQGHPNPVFTWFSGIRMKTYAKSGLTRPVDDVWDKIGDNFSSSIAKASTAEDGKKYLVPWVTYPWAVFYNKALFKQRGYEIPATWDEFVKLCKTMKKDGITPIAFGDKDLWPACGTFDYLNLRINGYDFHEKLMAHEESWNQKKVADVFDHWKEILPYHQHGSLGRLWQDAASTIGKKTSGMYVIGLDQIGAQITGDAAKDLDFFAFPTINEKYGQDAVEAPIDGFMLSKAGKGDDVAKKFLQYLGSGAAQQTYLGSNHADVATAKDADTAKYTPLQKKSAKFIADAKQLSQFLDRDSLPAFAADVMEPALQKFVGSGTFDMKSVEAQAKQKYGK; encoded by the coding sequence ATGACTTCGACCGACACCACCCCCTCGCGCCGCACACTGCTCAAGTCCTTGGGGCTCGGCTCAGCGGGCATCGCGGCCGCCCCTCTCCTGGCCTCGTGTACCGGCGCCGACACGTCGTCCTCGTCGTCGACGAGCACCAGCGTCGGGTCGAACTATTCCGATCCCGTGCCGAAAAAGGCCTTCCGTGCCGTCGTCGACGCCTTCGAGAAGAAGGGCAGCGACAAGGTCAAGATCAACACCGTCGGCCACAACGACTTTCAGAACAACATCAACAACTACCTCCAAGGGCATCCCAACCCCGTGTTCACCTGGTTCTCGGGGATCCGGATGAAGACCTACGCCAAGTCCGGGCTGACCCGCCCCGTCGACGACGTGTGGGACAAGATCGGCGACAATTTCAGCTCGTCCATCGCCAAGGCGTCGACCGCGGAGGACGGGAAAAAGTATTTGGTGCCGTGGGTGACCTACCCGTGGGCGGTGTTTTACAACAAGGCTTTGTTCAAGCAGCGCGGCTACGAGATCCCTGCCACCTGGGACGAATTCGTCAAACTGTGCAAGACCATGAAGAAGGACGGCATCACGCCGATCGCATTCGGCGACAAGGATCTGTGGCCCGCGTGCGGCACGTTCGACTACCTCAACCTGCGCATCAACGGCTACGACTTCCACGAAAAGCTAATGGCCCACGAGGAATCCTGGAACCAGAAGAAGGTCGCCGACGTGTTCGACCATTGGAAGGAGATCCTGCCCTATCACCAGCACGGCAGTCTTGGCCGGCTGTGGCAGGACGCCGCATCGACCATCGGCAAGAAGACGTCGGGGATGTACGTCATCGGCCTGGACCAGATCGGCGCGCAGATCACCGGCGATGCCGCCAAGGATCTCGACTTCTTCGCATTCCCGACGATCAACGAGAAGTACGGACAGGACGCGGTCGAAGCGCCGATCGACGGCTTCATGCTGTCGAAAGCCGGCAAGGGCGACGACGTCGCCAAGAAGTTCTTGCAATACCTGGGCAGCGGGGCGGCCCAGCAGACGTACCTCGGGTCCAATCACGCCGACGTGGCGACGGCCAAGGACGCGGACACGGCGAAGTACACGCCGCTGCAGAAGAAGTCCGCGAAATTCATCGCCGACGCCAAGCAGCTCTCGCAGTTCCTCGATCGCGACAGTCTGCCGGCGTTCGCGGCCGACGTGATGGAACCGGCGCTGCAGAAGTTCGTCGGCTCGGGAACGTTCGACATGAAGTCGGTCGAAGCCCAGGCCAAGCAGAAGTACGGAAAGTAA
- a CDS encoding carbohydrate ABC transporter permease, translating to MSASRSGAPVKDRRPTRRGTASKPAHKVKRFSTTDKVVLTLMVVGPLALEAVLIWFPTILSVGLSFTRWNGLGDLSTIESAGWANYDYVFTDYPPFWPAVVHNVIWLVFLGAIATPLGILFAVLLDKKIRFSRIYQSIFFLPVMLSLALIGIIWQLIYSGDNGLINSALGINGTHHAINFFGDKSINLWAALIAQTWRHAGYVMILYLAGLKGIDPTLKEAAALDGASFWQTFRQVVFPAMKPINTIVIVITIIEALRAFDLVYIINGGTNGLELLSALVVQNLLGEGQDLGVGSAIAVVLLIVSLVPIVFYLVKTFRKDAES from the coding sequence ATGAGTGCCTCCCGGTCGGGGGCGCCGGTGAAAGACCGGCGCCCCACCCGACGCGGGACCGCTTCGAAGCCGGCGCATAAGGTCAAGCGGTTCTCCACGACCGACAAGGTCGTCTTGACCCTGATGGTCGTCGGGCCGCTCGCTCTTGAGGCGGTGCTGATCTGGTTCCCGACGATTTTGTCGGTCGGCCTGTCGTTCACTCGCTGGAACGGGCTCGGCGACCTGTCCACAATCGAAAGCGCCGGCTGGGCGAACTACGATTACGTCTTCACCGATTACCCGCCGTTCTGGCCGGCAGTGGTGCACAACGTGATCTGGCTGGTCTTCCTCGGGGCGATCGCCACGCCGCTCGGCATCCTGTTCGCCGTCCTGCTCGACAAAAAGATCCGTTTTTCGCGCATCTACCAAAGCATCTTCTTTCTGCCGGTCATGCTCTCGCTCGCTCTCATCGGCATCATTTGGCAGTTGATCTACAGCGGCGACAACGGTCTGATCAACAGTGCACTGGGCATCAACGGCACGCATCACGCCATCAACTTCTTCGGCGACAAGTCCATCAACCTGTGGGCGGCGTTGATTGCCCAAACCTGGCGTCACGCCGGGTACGTGATGATTTTGTACTTGGCCGGGCTCAAGGGAATCGACCCGACTCTCAAGGAAGCGGCGGCGCTGGACGGTGCGAGCTTTTGGCAAACATTCCGACAGGTCGTCTTCCCGGCCATGAAGCCGATCAACACGATAGTCATAGTCATCACCATCATCGAAGCGCTTCGCGCCTTCGACCTGGTGTACATCATCAACGGCGGCACCAACGGCCTTGAACTGCTCAGTGCGTTGGTCGTGCAAAACCTGCTCGGTGAAGGGCAGGACTTGGGCGTCGGTTCGGCGATCGCCGTCGTCCTGCTGATTGTGTCGCTGGTGCCGATCGTCTTCTACCTGGTCAAGACCTTCCGGAAGGACGCCGAGTCATGA